The Alosa alosa isolate M-15738 ecotype Scorff River chromosome 3, AALO_Geno_1.1, whole genome shotgun sequence nucleotide sequence TTGTAAATAACTTGTAAATCACTTTTAAGTAAGTAATGCTATGAGGTTAGCTTTGTAGCAGTACTAATTGAGACTGATGCTACACATCTTCACCTGTGACATTGGAGTGACCTTGAGTTTGTGTTACAGGACGGCGTTCCCTACATGGGCTCCAGCGCGGGCACCAACGTCTCTACGGTCAGCATCAACACCACCAACGACATGCCCATCGTGTACCCACCCACCTTCGCTGCCATCGGCCTGGTGCCCTTCAACATCAACCCCCATTACCTGGACACAGACCCCAACAGCCGACACATGGGTGTAAGacaacatgtttttgttcttgttttCCTACTtacttagcagatgctttttatCCAGAGTGACTTacgacaaacaaaaacaaacagttcAAATTAACAGTCTAAGTAAAGTCAATATATTTCATAGTAATAGACTAACCATGCTCATTTACAAACCAAGTCTCGTATGTTGCACAACCAAAACACAAGGTGGCCAGTATTTGTGTTAACACAATGAGATTATAAATAGTTAGTTACTCAGAATAAGCAGAAGCACTGATAAGTCTAGATATCTGCAGTGTGTAAAACCTAAAAGGACAATAAattgcagaagtgtgtgttccATATTTGGCATGTTTTTGGATTTCATTCGACAGGGAAAAAAAGTCTATGTTAAACATCTTATGCTAATCTTATAAAAGAGGAGGTTAGAAAACATTTTTGTTGCTAGAGCACCTAGATAATGTGCATTCATTCTGGTGTATGTGGTAAGATCTGAAGTCAGTTGGTACTTTTTCAGACTAGTGTAAAACATTGTTTGGGGAGGGTTTGTGTATCACATTTACTTTGTTTAAATCACTGCAGGAAATGGAATTCTTCCTAAAGCAGCAGAATACTTGTGCTCATGTGTTCCATGAATTAAAGGGCCAAATTGTTCTATTTTGGCTTTATTGGTTTAAATTGACCAATTACATGGTTTAGATTAGAATTTCTTTTCGTCAGAGCTGCAAGTTTCACATGCCTGTGAATGAGTTATTTATTAGTTCTTGATTTGTACGTAatgacatatttatttatttgtctcaTCTCTATTACAGGAGACCCGAGAACAGCGCATCACTCAGTACCATGAGGAGCCCAACACTCCCATTGTCCTGGTGAGCCACTAGACTTTATCCTTCACTATACGATGCTCTATGCTATGCTACGCTGTACTGTACTATGCTATCATATCCTATATGATACTATACTTTTCTATACTAAACTATACTATACAATGCAATGCTGTACTATGCTTTGCTGGAGTATACTATATGGTACTATAGACCCCTTCACGGTCCACGTTATAGAAAAGGTGTGCGCATGTTAGGGTCAGAAAGCTTTCCATCccattgaattgtgtgtgtgtgtgaattgactGAAACATCAAGGAAACGTCAATAAAAATGCTTACTTGTACTACTTTTTTGCATGTATACACGCTAATGAATCTCTGGCCACTTGCTAACGTTGTCTACCCATTCTGTTATCAGCTCAGGGCAGACAATCGCCATTAGCTAAGACTAATTTATTAAGGTACGGTTCACGGCCCTTGGGTACCTTGACAGCTCAACATGCTGGTCTATTAGCTGCACTATTTTTCTGACCCCATGCTGCGCGCTGTCCGTCTATCTATCTCATGCGCTGTCCTCCTGTTGTCTGTAACGTGGCTGGACTCTTCCAGGGCCTAAGAGAGGGCTCCATGCTGCTGGTGGAGGGCAAAAAGGTCACGCTGCTGGGGACTACAAAAGCACGACTCTTTACTCCGTAAGATACCCttcctctctgtcacacacacacacacacaaacggattCAGTCTTTctcaacactcacactcaacgcACAGATTTTTCCCCCATGTGAGTGTGATTCACATCCCCAAGGTGACTCACACATATTCCTCTACACACAGTGAAAGTAGcaggttatttttttttcagccaCACAACTGTGGTTttgctgactctctctcccagggGGAAACCAGCTGTCGAGTACGACCCAGGAAATGACCTCAGCTTCCTGTTGGACACAGAGAGGGCATCAGTACTGTGAGGACTGAAGCTGACCTGCCACCAGTGCCAGTCCCAGTGGTTACTGTGGTTACGGTGCACAGGGTTCATGAGAGAGCATGTGATTTTTACTAAATAAACAGTTCTAAAGCATTTACCTGTAACGTGACCTTTGTTTTGCCTCCACGCGTGATAGCCATGGCCGGAGGTattagcagagactttctaatgaggagacacagcactcaaagaatcctctatagaaatgcatggggtagttcataacgccaatatggcagtagtCTACACAtatatcccgccccttcctaTATGCCTCCCCATTCAGTTGAATAGGAAAAAAGCTGCCTGATAACTGCCCAAAGTGCgttaccaagatggccgccacgtGGGGGTACTTGACTGTAAGGACTTTGGTATTACCCGTTCGTCTGTACGTCTGTCAGGCCCAACCTCGTGAACACTATATCTGAAGAACGCGTCAAAGCACATGCTTAAAAGTTGGTTCAAACGTTCAGTTGGACTCGAAGATGAATTACTTAGTAGTAAATTATTTTGGAGGTCAAAGTTCCAGGTCACTGTGACCACATGTATGTCCATTCTCATGAGCACAATATCTCAAGTATGCTAATCAGAAGAGAGTTTTatatattttctctttttcaaCTCATCTAGTTGATTAAACGTCCCAGTCATCTTTTGATGGGCTCCCTGGTGTTGAAATCAGTGGACAATCTTATCTATACTAATCATATCTACCCTTCAGTCAGCAGATTATTTGAGCTTATCTGCTCCATAAACATTTCGTAAAAGAATTCACAAAAGTCAAAAAGGACACTCAAGTACTCCAATGTCATCAAAGCCCAGTCCTGGTTGAGGTGGCCAATGCAACCTATTTTCATTACAAAAATCTTTCATTAAACCTGTGCATTGCACTGTTAATTATTAATATTCATATAGACATATAGACTAGACAACTAAAGCCAGGTATACATTAAAGACAATGAAACAACACTGCATATGGGCCAGGATAGAAATGAAtcttaaaaactactcaaaatatGCACAGATTGCATGTAAGCTTGTTTAGATTCCATATGAATGTGTTTTTCACAACAGCTACAAACTGCTGGCACAAGGTAAATAAATGATTGATAGACAGGGAGACATGAACTCTGGTGCCGTCATTTTTGAAAAAGTCCACTAGGGGTCGCAATCCTACCAGAGGGTTGAGGTATGTCATAACTGCACCCCAGGCCATGGTTCTGTCAGATGTAATTATGTGGTTTAAAGGTAGTGTGTCTTTCAAACTGCATACTACAGCtgcagatggagggaggaatgCCAGTTATGTGAGACATATCAAATGCCAAGTATGACTTTGCTTATGGCATTTCTGTAAAACCCTCTTAACTTCAATTTGTTCAGAAAACAAATTATTAAAGTGAAATActgtatggttatggttatatatatgtgtgtgtgtgtgtgtgtattgccttCACTCTGTGTGTATACAAAACATCATaaggttatgttatgttatacaGATGTTTTGTATACACAGAGCAGAAAACAGATAATTTACTTTATGGCTCAAAAATACAATAACAAGTGTCTTcaacattataaataaaattgtTTGATACATTTAATCAGACAGGCAGAGTACAAAAGCAAGTGCttctaaatatatttaataGCAGAAATATAAATCAGCAGGTTTTAATCTCTACACATTTCGAAAACACTTTACAAACTGGCCTTTATAGTCAACATTTAAAGTCAAAAGGTATTCTCTGCCCAAATGTAATATGGGGTCATCTTTTAAATTCCTGTTTGGTTTTTACAGACATTCATTTGAAATGTAAATGAGATGGAAAGCTGCTCACCATTGCTATTGGTTTACTCAATGAGAAGCAGACAATACCTTTATGATCAGCAGTCTGTCAGACCACTGTAAACAAAACCCCGCAATATCCTCTTTTCCTCATCCCACTCTGACTCAAATCTCATGCACATCACATTTCTATCATAGTCAATTCATCACAATATTCGGTCATGACTACATGTATAATGAGAAGAGAGGTGGTCTGATTATACTACAGCTCAACTAGTGAGTACTCTAGATACAGTGGACATCTAGTCCTAGTGCAATAGAAAAGCAGCAAGCACATCCTCAGCCCTTCCCATCCTGTTCCTCCCATAGACCACATGAGCAGAACTAGATTATTAGGAAACTGGCTTTGAAACATGACCTCTGATGCGCAACCATATTCAGTAATAAAGTAATACAGTTGTTTTCCCTTTCCCACctattttccctttttttttaattaattatgtATTAGAAATGTGCGTTTAAGTATTTGGTCAGACTCACACAAGGGATTTGTGCAAGACAGCAGTTtggatatgttttttttcactgtgTGACCATGTTAAACCAGTCACTTTTAATACAAAAATATCTCTTGATAACAATACAAAGAGAATGCTATTTGTAAAAACAACTGTATTGAAGTGAAAGATCAGAAACTTTGCCGTGTTGAGTTTTATACCAACATAATATTCCTGAAGTAATCTTAATAATAATCTGACCCCCGGTGACCCCTGGTCAGTTGAGCTCAGATGTTAATCCTGCCCGCTGCCGCCGACTCCTCCCCCTTCCCATTCCTCCTACGGGGCTCTCCGTTGCTCTCCTGGTCTCCGCCCGTCGTCATGGTGACAGCAGCGCCGCCATTGGCACCTGCCTCGGACGCGGCGGCGGCGAGGTCATCATTGTGTGCCAGACGCAGCTGGCTCTCCGCGGGCCGCTTCCAGTGGGGGCGTGTGGCGATCCACAGGATTAGCCCCCCAAACACGGACAGCAGGAGCCCCAGCACGTTCACAAACACCGCCTCCGGGGGGGAGTCCTTATACTTGGGGTCTTTACTGAGAGGGGcagcagagcagagaagaggagagaagagaggaattgTTATGTGTGATTGAAATTAATTTTCTTTCCCATTTAGGTCATGCTGAAACTATTTGCATATCCATTAACTGCACCGCACCACTTTGGGACCTATCCCTTTGGGACCAGAGAGAAGGCAGACTTTGACACTAGTGAAGTTGAAGTTGTCAATTGGTTCCACAATAATCCCTTGAGTCAATTCTGGTTCCTTCTAAAACTATGGGTAGACTACTGATTGATGTAAAACTATAAggaccacaaacaaacaaattacaattattttcatagggTGAACTTAGTGTCAAAACAGCAGCTTTCCTACATTCATTTTTCTCTTACTTTCATAGGTCCCACATTTCTTGTGCCCTTCACATAAAACTTTTGGATGGGTAGACTAACCATGATTGAAATGTAAAACTATAAAggaccacaaacaaacaaattacaattattttcattttacaaATGGAACGCACGATAAGCACAGATAAATATGGCGATGGCACTGGCATAATATCCAAAATATGGAGCGGTATAGTATTCCTGTCTCCCACTTAACTCACAGGCCAAAGATGAGTTTCTCTGTGATGCCCATGAGGGCTGTGGCGATCACACTGGAAAATATGAACAGGCCCCCGTAGACATGCACAGGCATCAGGGCTGCCCGCACGAACCCTGGGGTGATGGGCACCAGGTAGACAACCAGGCCCAGCACAATCTGTCAGGTCAAAGAGGAGAGGTTAAAGGACGGCTTTGACATGCCCACACTGCATTGAAGGTATTTCCAGTGTCAAAAATGAATTGTTACACTTACGAAAACCTATGATCAAGAAACATTAAAAGGCACCCAGCTTGTTCATACAAGAAGTGAGTCATACCCTCTTGAACCACTGGCTACCCCTTAGAAACAATTTACCCAGCCTGTTGCATGCCAAGTATGCATCTTGGTGAAGTTTCAGAGAATAATGGAGCTTTTCAGTACAACGTCGAGATTTCATCACAGATTTGCAAATATCTTGAGTATGAGACCCGGCGTGACCTTACCTGAAGTGCGTACAGTATGACTGCCGCTAGCCCCACCCAGCTGTGAAGGCTGTACATGTTGGGGATGTTCGCGGCGTTGTGGAAGTCGAATACAGCGACAAGAGAAACCACAGCCAAGATCAACGCCAGGATGTTTAGACCAGCGTGGATAAACTTCATCATTAGTTTGCTGCATCTCCACGTCCAAGGGAGTCTGTACACTATGATGGCTGGAAATTGAGAATTTATGAAAAGCAAACTATTTGAGTAAGTGTTCTAAACGCCAATCTGAAGTTATCAATTGTGATTTGCCAAAATGTCCCTGCTTGTAGGATTCGAAAGACTACAATGTGGCACGTAACGTCGTCACTTGACTGGGGTTTACTTCATTACATGGCTACATTCCAATCCACTGGAAACTGGAATTCCGCGAATCTATAAGACATTTCAGCCATTTTACTTGACAGCTGACGTAGTTTAACTCAGTTGCCCCGTATAACGGAAACCGTTAATTACAGAACAAAGCTTTGTGTATGGCACTCGCAGAATAACAAGGCAAACTAGCAAACTTTGAAACAAAACTTACCGATTCCCTGGAGGAAAATAAACCCAATCACGATCAGTAAGGGATGCCAATTGAATTCGGCCAATCCACCGTCCCAAGCAAGACCCTCTTTGAAGTGGAAAACCCATCTCAAAACAAAAACTATGCACACGAATCCGACGGACAACGCTG carries:
- the si:dkey-69o16.5 gene encoding alpha-aspartyl dipeptidase-like — protein: MKRRLLLVSNSTLYGGGYLDHCQTQIQDFFGKGVKRVLFVPYALHDRDAYTKTARSKFKTLGYEVDGVHEAADPVEAVRKAEAIFIGRGNTFRLLKNLYDNKLVTEIRKRVFDDGVPYMGSSAGTNVSTVSINTTNDMPIVYPPTFAAIGLVPFNINPHYLDTDPNSRHMGETREQRITQYHEEPNTPIVLGLREGSMLLVEGKKVTLLGTTKARLFTPGKPAVEYDPGNDLSFLLDTERASVL
- the LOC125291918 gene encoding plasma membrane ascorbate-dependent reductase CYBRD1, whose protein sequence is MMAMENFKQFLVLLVSALSVGFVCIVFVLRWVFHFKEGLAWDGGLAEFNWHPLLIVIGFIFLQGIAIIVYRLPWTWRCSKLMMKFIHAGLNILALILAVVSLVAVFDFHNAANIPNMYSLHSWVGLAAVILYALQIVLGLVVYLVPITPGFVRAALMPVHVYGGLFIFSSVIATALMGITEKLIFGLKDPKYKDSPPEAVFVNVLGLLLSVFGGLILWIATRPHWKRPAESQLRLAHNDDLAAAASEAGANGGAAVTMTTGGDQESNGEPRRRNGKGEESAAAGRINI